Proteins from a genomic interval of Capsicum annuum cultivar UCD-10X-F1 chromosome 4, UCD10Xv1.1, whole genome shotgun sequence:
- the LOC107869217 gene encoding probable LRR receptor-like serine/threonine-protein kinase At3g47570: MEKAFTSFLLTSLLLHYVMASSAMTKTNITTDQLALFTLKSQIVSDPFHFLDESSSFATSGQIPKVIGNLRELKLRGNNLIGSIPLSLSNASRLETLDISYNSLQRNIPEEIGNLHNMKVLSIQDNQITGSIPFIIFNISRIEVIAFSGNSLSGYLPYGLCNGLPTLKGLYLWKNKLCDHMPTGLSNCSQLQILALPDNEFGGPMHSEFGRLINLQILELGMNRIIPQEIENLVNLVELAMEKNQITGSVPISIFNISLFFGGSLPMESFNISGLRVIDLTNNNLSGSLPPNMGSILPNIEELYMDNLTNLVGTIPHSISNCSKLTILEFLRNKLIGLIPNSLGYLTHLQYLNLGGNNLTRDSSLSFLTSLANCRKSTTLALYLNPLNGILPASAGNLSTSLRTFVAYSCKIKGRIPNEFGNLSSLLDLDLSANSLAGSIPPTIGNLRNLQRFNLSNNKLKGFIGDDICKLQHLGDIYLGRNQFSGSLPNCLGNITILREIHLGSNKLSSNIPPSLGNILDLVVFDLSSNNMAGSLTLEIGNLMAVTLIDLSMNKFSNRIPREIGGLQNLAHLYLRHNKLQGAIPDSMSNTVGLEFLDLSQNNVSGIILKSLEKLQNLKYFNVSFDKLYGETPSGGPLKNLSSQFFIYNEALCGSSRFGVPPCPTSSKHRSNRKKVLVVFLLLGIALVFVPSIFVFLWISDSNRIGSGSFGSVYKGVLRSGTAIAFKVFNLQLDAPFKSFDTEFEVLCSLRHRIIS, translated from the exons ATGGAGAAAGCGTTCACCTCTTTTCTCTTAACTTCCTTGTTGCTTCACTATGTTATGGCTAGTTCAGCCATGACCAAAACCAACATTACTACTGATCAACTGGCTCTTTTTACACTGAAATCCCAAATCGTTTCAGACCCCTTTCATTTCTTGGATGAAAGTTCGTCTTTCGCTACGTCC GGCCAgataccaaaagtgattggaaACCTTAGAGAATTAAAGTTGAGGGGTAACAATCTCATAGGCTCTATTCCTCTGTCGCTCTCAAATGCCTCAAGGTTGGAGACTTTAGATATATCTTATAATTCACTTCAAAGAAACATTCCAGAAGAGATTGGCAATCTTCACAACATGAAAGTTCTATCCATACAAGATAATCAAATTACGGGTTCTATACCTTTcataattttcaatatttctagaatTGAAGTCATTGCATTTAGTGGTAATAGCTTATCAGGATATCTACCCTACGGTTTATGCAATGGTCTCCCAACACTCAAAGGGCTATATTTATGGAAAAACAAGCTTTGCGATCATATGCCTACAGGTTTGTCGAATTGTTCACAACTTCAAATTTTGGCTTTACCGGATAATGAGTTTGGTGGACCAATGCATAGTGAATTTGGAAGACTGATTAACTTACAGATATTAGAACTCGGAATGAACC GGATAATTCCACAAGAAATTGAAAATCTTGTTAATTTGGTAGAGTTAGCTATGGAGAAAAACCAGATTACCGGCTCGGTCCCGATCTCCATATTCAATATCTCATTGTT TTTTGGTGGTTCACTCCCAATGGAGAGCTTCAACATATCAGGGCTGAGAGTAATTGATCTTACAAACAACAATCTATCTGGAAGCCTCCCACCAAACATGGGTTCTATCTTACCCAACATTGAAGAGCTTTATATGGACAACTTAACCAATCTTGTTGGGACTATTCCTCATTCCATCtccaattgttcaaaacttaCTATTCTAGAGTTCTTAAGAAACAAACTCATAGGCTTGATTCCCAACTCACTTGGATATTTGACTCATCTACAGTATCTAAATTTAGGGGGAAACAATTTAACCAGGGACTCATCATTAAGCTTCCTAACCTCCTTAGCCAATTGCAGAAAATCAACAACTCTAGCTCTATATTTGAATCCTCTAAACGGCATACTTCCTGCCTCCGCGGGGAACCTTTCCACATCTTTGAGAACATTTGTTGCCTACAGTTGTAAGATCAAAGGGAGAATTCCAAATGAATTTGGGAACTTAAGCAGCTTATTAGACCTTGATCTTTCAGCAAACAGCTTGGCTGGATCGATTCCCCCAACAATTGGCAACTTGAGAAACCTTCAGCGCTTCAACTTGAGTAACAACAAACTTAAAGGATTTATTGGTGATGATATATGTAAATTGCAGCATTTGGGTGATATTTACTTGGGTCGAAATCAATTTTCAGGATCACTTCCTAACTGTTTAGGGAATATTACTATCCTTAGGGAGATACATCTGGGTTCCAATAAATTGAGTTCCAATATACCACCAAGCTTAGGGAACATTCTAGATCTAGTGGTTTTTGACTTATCGTCAAACAACATGGCAGGTTCTTTAACTCTAGAAATTGGAAATCTAATGGCTGTGACACTGATAGATCTGTCAatgaataaattttcaaatagaattccAAGAGAAATTGGAGGATTGCAGAATCTGGCACACCTTTATTTGAGACACAATAAGTTGCAAGGAGCTATACCTGACTCAATGAGCAACAcggtaggtttggaattcctagaTCTTTCTCAGAACAATGTATCTGGAATCATTCTTAAGTCTTTGGAGAAACTTCAAAACCTCAAGTATTTCAATGTTTCTTTCGATAAATTGTATGGTGAAACACCCTCGGGAGGTCCTTTAAAGAACCTCTCGAGTCAGTTTTTCATCTACAATGAAGCATTGTGTGGGTCTTCAAGATTTGGTGTCCCTCCATGCCCCACTTCATCAAAGCATAGATCTAATAGGAAAAAAgttcttgttgtttttcttttgctGGGAATTGCACTAGTATTTGTTCCTAGCATCTTTGTGTTTTTATGGATAAG CGATAGTAATCGGATTGGTTCCGGAAGTTTTGGCTCTGTTTACAAAGGCGTTCTCAGAAGTGGAACTGCTATTGCATTTAAAGTGTTCAATCTGCAACTAGATGCGCCATTCAAGAGCTTTGATACAGAATTTGAAGTTCTGTGCAGCCTTCGCCATAGGATAATCTCGTAA